From Falco cherrug isolate bFalChe1 chromosome 4, bFalChe1.pri, whole genome shotgun sequence, one genomic window encodes:
- the DNASE1L3 gene encoding deoxyribonuclease gamma isoform X1, translating into MLLFILLLLCNFSPSLSLKICSFNVRSLGETKIARPEVVDAVVKIISRCDIVLLMEIKENKNQICPFLVEKLTSQLRGPKEDYSCVVSERLGRKSYKEQYAFIYRQHLVSVKQTYQYPDTQPGDEDAFSREPFTIWFQSPKTAVKEFAIIPLHTTPETAVREIDELYDVYLDVKQRWKTENFIFMGDFNAGCSYVPQKQWKNIRLRTYPEFIWLIGDKNDTTVKRSTSCPYDRIVVSGQKLIHAIVPHSVSVFDFQKNFQMTEEQALGVSDHFPVEFELKTKGGFFNWLKSKFSKSRRPRKSRHSSS; encoded by the exons ATGTTGCTCTTCATCTTGCTTTTGCTCTGCAATTTCAGCCCATCTCTGAGCCTAAAAATCTGCTCCTTCAATGTGAGGTCTCTTGGAGAAACTAAAATAGCCAGACCTGAAGTCGTCGATGCCGTGGTAAAG ATCATTTCTCGCTGTGACATCGTGCTGCTGATGGAAATAAAGGAGAACAAGAACCAGATTTGTCCTTTCCTGGTGGAGAAGCTCACCAG TCAGCTGAGGGGGCCGAAGGAGGACTACAGCTGTGTGGTCAGcgagaggctgggaaggaagaGCTACAAGGAGCAGTACGCCTTCATCTACAG gcagcatctGGTATCAGTGAAACAAACCTACCAGTACCCTGACACCCAGCCCGGGGATGAGGATGCCTTCTCCAGAGAGCCCTTCACCATCTGGTTCCAGTCTCCAAAAACCG CTGTCAAAGAGTTTGCTATAATCCCTCTGCACACCACACCGGAGACAGCAGTACGGGAGATTGATGAGCTCTATGATGTGTATTTAGATGTAAAACAGCGCTGGAAAACTGAG AACTTCATCTTCATGGGGGACTTTAACGCTGGATGCAGCTATGTTCCCCAAAAACAGTGGAAGAACATCCGGCTGAGGACTTACCCTGAATTCATCTGGCTAATTGGTGACAAAAATGACACAACGGTGAAGAGGAGCACAAGCTGCCCATATGACAG GATCGTGGTCAGCGGGCAGAAGCTCATCCATGCCATCGTGCCACACTCTGTCAGTGTCTTCGATTTCCAGAAGAACTTTCAGATGACTGAGGAGCAG GCACTGGGGGTGAGCGACCACTTCCCAGTAGAATTtgagttaaaaacaaaaggtgGCTTCTTCAACTGGCTGAAATCAAAGTTCTCGAAGAGCAGGAGACCAAGAAAGAGCCGCCACTCAAGCTCATGA
- the DNASE1L3 gene encoding deoxyribonuclease gamma isoform X2 — MQKQRQQHRFPSSQLRGPKEDYSCVVSERLGRKSYKEQYAFIYRQHLVSVKQTYQYPDTQPGDEDAFSREPFTIWFQSPKTAVKEFAIIPLHTTPETAVREIDELYDVYLDVKQRWKTENFIFMGDFNAGCSYVPQKQWKNIRLRTYPEFIWLIGDKNDTTVKRSTSCPYDRIVVSGQKLIHAIVPHSVSVFDFQKNFQMTEEQALGVSDHFPVEFELKTKGGFFNWLKSKFSKSRRPRKSRHSSS; from the exons ATGCAGAAACAAAGGCAGCAACACCGCTTTCCTTCCAGTCAGCTGAGGGGGCCGAAGGAGGACTACAGCTGTGTGGTCAGcgagaggctgggaaggaagaGCTACAAGGAGCAGTACGCCTTCATCTACAG gcagcatctGGTATCAGTGAAACAAACCTACCAGTACCCTGACACCCAGCCCGGGGATGAGGATGCCTTCTCCAGAGAGCCCTTCACCATCTGGTTCCAGTCTCCAAAAACCG CTGTCAAAGAGTTTGCTATAATCCCTCTGCACACCACACCGGAGACAGCAGTACGGGAGATTGATGAGCTCTATGATGTGTATTTAGATGTAAAACAGCGCTGGAAAACTGAG AACTTCATCTTCATGGGGGACTTTAACGCTGGATGCAGCTATGTTCCCCAAAAACAGTGGAAGAACATCCGGCTGAGGACTTACCCTGAATTCATCTGGCTAATTGGTGACAAAAATGACACAACGGTGAAGAGGAGCACAAGCTGCCCATATGACAG GATCGTGGTCAGCGGGCAGAAGCTCATCCATGCCATCGTGCCACACTCTGTCAGTGTCTTCGATTTCCAGAAGAACTTTCAGATGACTGAGGAGCAG GCACTGGGGGTGAGCGACCACTTCCCAGTAGAATTtgagttaaaaacaaaaggtgGCTTCTTCAACTGGCTGAAATCAAAGTTCTCGAAGAGCAGGAGACCAAGAAAGAGCCGCCACTCAAGCTCATGA